The proteins below come from a single Oscillospiraceae bacterium genomic window:
- a CDS encoding ACT domain-containing protein, translating to MAERRFLLVDADVLPEVFVKVLQAKELLASGAVSNISAAAKQAGISRSAFYKYKDTVFDAETGRESITVVATLLDKTGALQSLLSGISAAGASIVTITQSRPENGAAQVEVTVRTGTMQMPVDEMLTRLSHQPCVVEIHRGA from the coding sequence ATGGCCGAGAGGCGTTTTCTGCTGGTAGATGCGGATGTTCTGCCGGAGGTTTTTGTCAAGGTGCTGCAGGCCAAGGAGCTGCTGGCCTCGGGTGCGGTGAGCAATATCTCCGCCGCCGCCAAGCAGGCGGGCATTTCGCGCAGCGCCTTCTACAAATATAAGGATACCGTCTTTGATGCCGAGACCGGGCGTGAGTCCATCACCGTTGTGGCTACGCTGCTCGACAAGACCGGCGCGCTGCAGAGCCTGCTCTCGGGCATTTCGGCGGCGGGTGCCTCGATCGTCACCATCACCCAGTCCCGCCCGGAGAATGGCGCGGCGCAGGTGGAGGTCACGGTCCGCACCGGCACGATGCAGATGCCGGTCGATGAGATGCTGACCCGCCTGTCCCACCAGCCCTGCGTGGTGGAGATCCACCGCGGGGCATGA